The Streptomyces sp. HSG2 genome has a segment encoding these proteins:
- a CDS encoding glycerophosphodiester phosphodiesterase, giving the protein MGTRGTDERPGVAGRRALLGAAMLGAGGAVLGLPGTAAAAGARTSGGRGLDGLPTPAIIGHRGASGYRPEHTIAAYQLALDLGADIVEAGDLVPTADGHLVCRHEPEIGGTTDVADHPEFADRRCTKTLDGESVTGWFTEDFTLAELKTLRATERIPTNRPHNTLYDGRWEIPTFEEVLRWQDEQTRIRGRQVWIYPELKHPTYFRGLGLDMEELVARVLRRHRRDRRDSPVILQSFEPTSIERMSALVDTPSVVLLWTADSRPWDFEESGDPRTVADLVTPEGLAEIASYARGIGPTLDLVIPRDSAGRLTRPTTLVRDAHRAGLILHPYTVRNENPFLPADFREGDAPDGYGDVFGAYRAYFATGIDGVFTDQPDTGVLAREDFANR; this is encoded by the coding sequence ATGGGAACGCGCGGGACGGACGAGCGACCGGGTGTGGCGGGGCGGCGCGCCCTGCTCGGGGCGGCGATGCTGGGTGCGGGCGGGGCCGTGCTCGGTCTGCCGGGCACGGCCGCGGCGGCGGGTGCCCGTACCAGCGGCGGGCGGGGCCTGGACGGGCTGCCGACCCCGGCGATCATCGGCCACCGCGGTGCGAGCGGCTACCGACCCGAGCACACCATCGCCGCCTACCAACTGGCCCTGGACCTGGGCGCCGACATCGTCGAGGCGGGCGACCTCGTGCCCACAGCGGACGGTCACCTGGTCTGTCGTCACGAACCGGAGATCGGCGGGACCACCGACGTCGCCGACCACCCCGAGTTCGCGGACCGTCGGTGCACGAAGACGCTCGACGGCGAGTCCGTCACCGGTTGGTTCACCGAGGACTTCACACTCGCGGAGCTGAAGACGCTCCGCGCGACCGAGCGCATCCCGACCAACCGCCCGCACAACACGCTCTACGACGGCCGTTGGGAGATCCCCACCTTCGAGGAGGTGTTGCGCTGGCAGGACGAGCAGACCCGGATCCGGGGCAGGCAAGTGTGGATCTATCCGGAGTTGAAGCACCCCACCTACTTCCGCGGGCTCGGTCTCGATATGGAGGAACTCGTCGCACGGGTGCTCCGCCGCCACCGGCGGGACCGGCGCGACTCGCCGGTGATCCTGCAGTCCTTCGAGCCCACCAGCATCGAGAGGATGAGCGCCCTGGTGGACACCCCGTCGGTCGTGCTGTTGTGGACGGCGGACAGTCGCCCCTGGGACTTCGAGGAGTCCGGCGATCCGCGCACCGTCGCCGATCTCGTCACGCCCGAGGGGCTGGCCGAGATCGCCTCCTACGCCCGCGGCATCGGCCCGACGCTCGACCTGGTCATCCCCCGTGACTCGGCGGGGCGGCTGACCCGGCCCACCACGCTGGTGCGCGACGCCCACCGGGCGGGCCTGATCCTGCACCCCTACACCGTGCGCAACGAGAACCCCTTCCTCCCCGCCGACTTCCGCGAGGGCGACGCCCCCGACGGCTACGGAGACGTCTTCGGTGCCTACCGCGCGTACTTCGCCACCGGGATCGACGGTGTCTTCACCGACCAGCCGGACACCGGGGTGCTGGCCCGGGAGGACTTCGCGAACCGCTGA
- a CDS encoding methionine ABC transporter permease, translating into MTWSEMQPLLTQAGVETLIMVGWSTLVAVVVGLPVGVLLVLTGPGGLLRVPLAHRVLGQLVNVGRSMPFIILMVALMGFTRWLTGTTIGSTAAIVPLAIGGIPFFARLVETAVGEVDHGLVEAVQSMGAGTWSVVRKVLVPEALPSLVAATTTTVVALIGYSAMAGAVGGGGLGDLAVRYGYQRFETGLMWVTVAILAVAISLVQYAGDRTARSLRARAARPSPRVGRRRGRLVSVAGDADPIP; encoded by the coding sequence GTGACCTGGAGCGAGATGCAACCGCTGCTGACACAGGCCGGCGTGGAGACGCTGATCATGGTCGGCTGGTCCACGCTCGTCGCCGTCGTGGTCGGGCTGCCCGTCGGTGTCCTGCTCGTGCTGACGGGCCCGGGCGGACTGTTGCGCGTCCCCTTGGCCCATCGGGTGCTCGGACAACTCGTGAACGTCGGCAGGTCGATGCCGTTCATCATCCTGATGGTCGCCCTGATGGGCTTCACCCGCTGGCTCACCGGCACGACCATCGGCAGCACGGCCGCCATCGTGCCGCTCGCCATCGGTGGCATCCCCTTCTTCGCCCGGCTGGTCGAGACGGCCGTCGGCGAGGTGGACCACGGGCTGGTGGAGGCCGTCCAGTCGATGGGCGCCGGTACCTGGAGCGTGGTCCGCAAGGTCCTCGTCCCCGAGGCACTGCCCTCCCTCGTCGCCGCCACGACGACCACCGTCGTCGCCCTGATCGGCTACTCCGCCATGGCCGGCGCCGTGGGCGGCGGCGGCCTGGGCGACCTCGCCGTCCGCTACGGGTACCAGCGCTTCGAGACCGGGCTCATGTGGGTGACCGTCGCGATCCTCGCGGTCGCCATCTCCCTCGTCCAGTACGCCGGCGACCGGACCGCTCGCTCCCTCCGGGCCCGCGCCGCGCGCCCGAGCCCCCGGGTCGGACGGCGACGGGGGCGCCTCGTGTCCGTCGCGGGGGACGCCGACCCGATTCCCTGA
- a CDS encoding GNAT family N-acetyltransferase translates to MTSTLPDISISTERLVLRPLDEDDVPALTAMMNDEQVTTWTDVPRPFTERNARTWIGDDAPALRASGRGLDLGVAEFLTQRLVGIVRLGHVDWRTRSTELGYIVAPWARGEGYAAEAALATARWLFQGQRFERVELRTAAGNTASQQVAQKIGCVSEGVLRNACLAHARAEDGTWSELRTDFIVWSLLPEDLDGAADRPVETDFVSYGDWN, encoded by the coding sequence ATGACGAGCACCCTGCCCGACATCTCCATCAGCACGGAGCGGTTGGTGCTGCGCCCCCTCGACGAGGACGACGTGCCGGCGCTGACCGCGATGATGAACGACGAGCAGGTCACCACCTGGACAGACGTCCCGCGCCCCTTCACCGAGCGGAACGCCCGGACGTGGATCGGCGACGACGCCCCCGCCCTGCGGGCCTCCGGTCGGGGACTCGACCTCGGCGTGGCCGAGTTCCTCACCCAGCGGTTGGTCGGGATCGTCCGCCTGGGGCACGTCGACTGGCGGACCCGCTCCACCGAGCTGGGATACATCGTCGCCCCCTGGGCGCGAGGCGAGGGCTACGCGGCCGAGGCCGCCCTGGCCACAGCCCGATGGCTGTTCCAGGGCCAACGCTTCGAACGCGTCGAACTGCGCACCGCGGCCGGCAACACCGCCTCCCAGCAGGTCGCGCAGAAGATCGGGTGCGTCAGCGAAGGGGTCCTGCGCAACGCCTGTCTGGCACACGCCCGCGCCGAGGACGGCACCTGGAGCGAGTTGCGCACCGACTTCATCGTCTGGAGCCTGCTGCCGGAGGACCTGGACGGGGCGGCCGACCGACCGGTGGAGACCGACTTCGTCTCGTACGGCGACTGGAACTGA
- a CDS encoding MetQ/NlpA family ABC transporter substrate-binding protein, whose amino-acid sequence MRHTTKITTSVLAAATLALALTACGADQDPTTDTSGALVVAASPAPHAEILDFVRDNLASEAGLDLEVKEVTDYVTPNTATEDGSVDANFFQTRPYLDDFNEKNGTHIVPVVDVHLEPQGLYSNTVESTADLDEGATVAIPNDTVNEGRALHLLADAGLITLAEEAGTDATPSDVADNPRKLRFEELEAASVPRSLDDVDAAVVNGNYALDADLTPTEDALFLESAEGNPHTNLLAVKEGREDDPRVVKLAELLTSEEVRGFIADHYAGAVIPAF is encoded by the coding sequence GTGCGCCACACCACCAAGATCACCACGTCCGTCCTCGCCGCGGCGACCCTGGCCCTCGCGCTCACCGCCTGCGGAGCCGATCAGGACCCCACCACCGACACCTCCGGAGCGCTGGTCGTCGCCGCGAGCCCGGCGCCGCACGCCGAGATCCTCGACTTCGTCCGGGACAACCTCGCGAGCGAGGCGGGACTCGACCTGGAGGTCAAGGAGGTGACGGACTACGTCACCCCGAACACGGCCACCGAGGACGGTTCCGTCGACGCCAACTTCTTCCAGACCCGGCCCTATCTCGACGACTTCAACGAGAAGAACGGCACCCACATAGTCCCCGTGGTCGACGTCCACCTGGAGCCGCAAGGTCTGTACTCCAACACGGTGGAGAGCACAGCCGACCTGGACGAGGGCGCGACCGTCGCCATCCCCAACGACACCGTCAACGAGGGCCGGGCCCTGCACCTGCTCGCCGACGCCGGACTCATCACGCTCGCGGAGGAAGCGGGCACCGACGCCACCCCGTCGGACGTCGCCGACAACCCCAGGAAGCTCCGCTTCGAGGAACTGGAGGCCGCCTCGGTGCCGCGCTCCCTCGACGACGTCGACGCCGCCGTCGTCAACGGCAACTACGCCCTGGACGCCGACCTCACGCCGACCGAGGACGCGCTCTTCCTGGAGTCCGCCGAGGGCAACCCCCACACCAACCTCCTCGCCGTCAAGGAAGGCCGGGAGGACGACCCCCGAGTGGTGAAGCTCGCCGAACTGCTGACCTCCGAGGAGGTCCGCGGGTTCATCGCCGACCACTACGCCGGGGCCGTTATCCCCGCCTTCTGA
- a CDS encoding ATP-binding cassette domain-containing protein, translating into MITTTGLTKVYRSRGREVTALAGVDLHVREGEVFGVIGQSGAGKSSLIRCVNLLERPTSGTVTVAGRDLTALAGRGPRAGRELRRARGRIGMVFQHFNLLSSRTVQENVELPLEILGVSGRERSRRALELLDLVGLVDKASGYPAQLSGGQKQRVGIARALAGEPDVLLSDEATSALDPETTRSVLELLRDLNRRLGLTVLLITHEMDVVKSVCDSAALMAEGRIVESGTVADLMATPGSELAAALFPVSGEASSDERTVLDVTFRGDSAAQPVISRLARTYNIDISILGAAVDTVAGLQIGRMRIELPGRYTENVVPVGFLREQGLQVDPVHGAPEPALGGAR; encoded by the coding sequence GTGATCACCACCACGGGCCTCACCAAGGTCTACCGATCGCGCGGCCGTGAGGTCACCGCCCTCGCCGGTGTCGACCTGCACGTCCGCGAAGGCGAGGTGTTCGGCGTCATCGGCCAGTCCGGCGCCGGCAAGTCCTCGCTCATCCGCTGCGTCAACCTCCTGGAGCGCCCCACGTCCGGAACGGTCACCGTGGCCGGCAGGGACCTCACGGCCCTCGCCGGGCGTGGCCCCCGGGCCGGCCGCGAACTGCGCCGGGCGCGCGGCCGTATCGGCATGGTCTTCCAGCACTTCAACCTGCTGTCGTCGCGGACCGTACAGGAGAACGTCGAGCTTCCCCTGGAGATCCTGGGCGTCTCCGGACGGGAGAGGTCCCGCAGGGCCCTGGAACTGCTCGACCTGGTGGGCCTCGTGGACAAGGCGTCCGGGTACCCCGCACAGCTCTCCGGCGGACAGAAACAACGCGTCGGCATCGCGCGCGCCCTGGCGGGCGAACCCGACGTGCTCCTCTCCGACGAGGCGACCAGCGCGCTGGACCCCGAGACCACCCGATCCGTGCTGGAGCTGTTGCGCGACCTGAATCGGCGACTCGGGCTCACCGTGCTGTTGATCACCCACGAGATGGACGTGGTCAAGAGCGTCTGCGACTCGGCGGCGCTGATGGCCGAGGGGCGGATCGTCGAGTCCGGCACCGTCGCCGACCTGATGGCGACCCCGGGTTCCGAACTGGCCGCCGCGCTCTTCCCGGTGAGCGGTGAAGCCTCCTCCGACGAACGCACCGTCCTCGACGTCACCTTCCGCGGCGACTCCGCCGCGCAGCCGGTCATCTCCCGATTGGCGCGCACCTACAACATCGACATCTCCATCCTGGGCGCGGCCGTCGACACGGTCGCCGGTCTTCAGATCGGGCGCATGCGCATCGAACTGCCCGGCCGGTACACGGAGAACGTCGTCCCCGTCGGCTTCCTGCGGGAGCAGGGCCTCCAGGTGGACCCCGTGCACGGTGCCCCCGAGCCGGCTCTCGGGGGTGCCCGGTGA
- a CDS encoding GNAT family N-acetyltransferase, whose product MGMSVTISAANPEDAEHIFRLQYLCFQGEAERYGNYRIDPLVQTLESVRAEVAADCVFVARLGDEVVGSVRGRTDEDGAAAIGKLCVHPRLQGHGIGARLLRAAESELSGRRGATRFRLLTGSRGERGRGLYRRVGYEVVGTARGADGVEMVVLEKSAGDYAATA is encoded by the coding sequence ATGGGCATGAGTGTGACCATCTCGGCGGCGAACCCCGAGGACGCGGAGCACATCTTCCGGCTGCAGTACCTCTGCTTCCAGGGTGAGGCCGAGCGCTACGGCAACTACCGCATCGATCCGCTGGTCCAGACGCTCGAATCGGTGCGCGCGGAGGTCGCCGCGGACTGTGTGTTCGTCGCGCGCCTCGGCGACGAGGTCGTCGGTTCGGTTCGCGGTCGTACGGACGAGGACGGCGCCGCCGCCATCGGCAAGCTGTGCGTCCACCCCCGACTTCAGGGGCATGGCATCGGCGCGCGACTGCTGCGCGCCGCGGAGTCCGAGCTGTCCGGGCGGCGCGGCGCCACCCGCTTCCGACTGCTCACCGGCAGTCGGGGCGAGCGTGGTCGGGGCCTTTACCGGCGGGTCGGTTACGAGGTGGTGGGAACCGCCCGAGGCGCGGACGGCGTCGAGATGGTCGTCCTGGAGAAGAGCGCGGGAGACTACGCCGCCACGGCCTGA